Proteins encoded in a region of the Panthera tigris isolate Pti1 chromosome B2, P.tigris_Pti1_mat1.1, whole genome shotgun sequence genome:
- the SLC35A1 gene encoding CMP-sialic acid transporter: MAAPRENVSLLFKLYCLAVMTLVAAAYTIALRYTRTSDRELYFSTTAVCITEVIKLLLSVGILAKETGSLGRFKASLRENVLGSPKELMKLSVPSLVYAVQNNMAFLALSNLDAAVYQVTYQLKIPCTALCTVLMLNRTLSKLQWISVFMLCGGVILVQWKPAQATKVVVEQNPLLGFGAIAIAVLCSGFAGVYFEKVLKSSDTSLWVRNIQMYLSGIVVTLVGVYLSDGAEIKEKGFFYGYTYYVWFVIFLASVGGLYTSVVVKYTDNIMKGFSAAAAIVLSTIASVMLFGLQITPTFALGTLLVCVSIYLYGLPRQDTTSIQQGETTSKERVSGV, encoded by the exons ATGGCTGCCCCAAGAG AAAATGTCAGTTTATTATTCAAGTTATACTGCTTGGCAGTGATGACCCTGGTGGCTGCAGCTTATACGATAGCTTTAAGATACACAAGGACATCAGACAGAGAACTCTACTTTTCAACCACAGCCGTGTGTATCACAGAAGTTATAAAGTTATTGCTAAGTGTGGGAATTTTAGCTAA agaaaCTGGTAGTCTGGGTAGATTCAAGGCGTCTTTAAGAGAAAATGTCTTGGGGAGCCCCAAGGAACTGATGAAGTTAAGTGTGCCATCATTAGTGTATGCTGTTCAGAACAATATGGCTTTCCTAGCTCTTAGCAATCTGGATGCAGCAGTATACCAG gTGACCTATCAGTTGAAGATTCCCTGCACTGCTTTATGTACTGTTTTAATGTTAAACAGGACACTCAGCAAATTACAGTGGATTTCAGTTTTTATGCTATGTGGTGGAGTCATACTTGTACAGTGGAAACCAGCTCAAGCTACAAAAGTTGTG GTGGAACAGAACCCATTGTTAGGGTTTGGCGCTATAGCTATTGCTGTATTGTGCTCAGGATTTGCAG gagtgtactttgaaaaagttttaaagagtTCAGACACTTCCCTCTGGGTGAGAAACATTCAAATGTATCTATCAGGGATTGTTGTGACATTAGTTGGCGTCTACTTGTCAGATGGagctgaaattaaagaaaaaggatttttctATGGTTACACATATTATGTCTGGTTTGTCATCT TTCTTGCAAGTGTTGGAGGCCTCTACACTTCTGTCGTGGTCAAGTACACAGACAACATCATGAAGGGCTTTTCTGCAGCAGCAGCCATTGTCCTTTCTACCATCGCTTCAGTGATGCTATTTGGGTTGCAGATAA cacccACCTTTGCTCTGGGTACTCTTCTTGTATGTGTTTCTATATATCTCTATGGATTACCCAGACAAGACACTACATCCATCCAACAGGGAGAAACAACTTCAAAAGAGAGAGTTAGTGGTGTGTGA